The nucleotide window TCCGGCCGCTCGCCGCCCGGCTGAGCGCGCGACTGGACGCGGCGCCCGGGCCGCTCCCGCCGCTAGTGGTGTCGGGCACGTTCCTTGCTGTCCTGGCGTCAGCAATGACTACCGAGGCGATCGGCATTCATGCCCTGTTCGGGGCGTTCCTGCTCGGCGCCGTCGTCCCGCACGACGGGCGGTTAGCCCGCGAGTTCGCCGCGAAGCTGCGGGACCCGGTCACGGTGCTTCTGCTCCCGGCGTTCTTCGCGTACACCGGGATGCGGACCCAAATCGGGCTGGTGAGTTCCAGCCAAGACTGGCTGTGGTGCGGGGCGATCGTCCTGGTGGCGACGGCCGGGAAGTTCGGCGGGGCGACGATCGCCGCCCGGCTAACCGGGCAGTCGTGGCGGGACGCCGCAGCCCTCGGCGCGCTGATGAACACCCGCGGGCTGATGGAACTGATCGTGCTGAACATCGGGCTGGACCTGGGGGTGATCAGCCCGACGCTGTTCGCCATGATGGTGATTATGGCCCTGGTCACTACCGCCATGACCAGCCCGGTCGTGAGCCGGCTCGTCCCGCAACCGTCGGGCGTGGCCGGGCACTGACGCACCTTACCCGCGGGAGGCACCGCATGGCCGCGCTCCAGCGCCGGTTCGACTCGCCCGAGCAGGAGGCGTTCCTCGGCCTGTGGCGGACGTTCGACCGCCTCCGCGCGCTGGAGGACGAACTGTTCGCCCGGTACGAGTTGACGCCCCAGCAGTACAACGCGCTGCGGCTGTTGCGGGCCACTCAGCCGGGCACGCTCCGGACGCTCGATCTAGCCGCCCGGCTCGTGTCCCGCGCCCCGGACGTGACCCGCATGCTCGACAAGCTGGCGGATCGCAAGCTGGTCGACCGCCAGCGGTCGGAGGCGAACCGGCGCGAGGTTCACGTTTCCATCGCCCCGGCGGGCGTCGCGCTCCTCGACGAACTCCAAGAGCCGCTGCGCGAGTGCCACTCCCGGCAGCTCGGTCATTTGAGCCGCGAGCAGCTCCGCGACCTGACCGCGCTGCTCCGGGCCGCCCGACTGCCCCACGAAGACGCCGACAGCAGTTGGCGATGATTCCCTCACACTCTTGTAACCCGAGCGGAGTTCCCCATGAGTACCGATAGCAGCGTCGATGTTGCCGTGATCGGCGGCGGACCGGCCGGCAGCACCGTCTCAACCCTCCTCGCCCAGCGGGGCGCCAAGGTCCGGCTGTTCGAGCGGGACCAGTTCCCGCGGTTCCACATCGGCGAGTCGCTGATCCCCGAAACGTACGATGTGCTCAAGCGGCTGAACATGCTGCCCAAGATGAAGGCCAGCGGGTTCGTCAAGAAGTACAGCGTCCAGTTCGTGAACGCCCAGGGGAAGATGTCCGCGCCGTTCTACTTCGACGAGAACAAGCCGGGCGAGCGGTCACAGACGTGGCAGGTGGTGCGCAGCGAGTTCGACACCATGATGCTCGACAACGCGCGCAAGCACGGGGTCGACGTCCGTCAGCCGGCCCGCGTGCTGGAGGTGCTGTTCGAGGGCGACCGCGCCGTCGGCGTGAAGGTACAAAAGGAGGGCGGCGGGTCCGAAGAGGTGCGGGCGAAGGTGGTGGTGGACGCCAGCGGCCAGAGCACCATGCTCCAGAACAAGTTCAAGCTGCGGCTGTGGGACCCGGTGCTTAACAAGGGGGCGATCTGGACCTACTGGGAGGGCGCGTACCGCGACGCCGGCAAGGACGAGGGCGCGACGGTCGTGATCCAGACCCCGAACAAGCAGGGGTGGTGGTGGTACATTCCGCAGCACGACAACACGGTGAGCATCGGGGTGGTGGCCCCGTTCGACTACCTGTTCAAGGGCCGTGGGAGCCACGAGCAGGTGTTCAACGAGGAGAAGGACGCCTGCCCCGAGGTCACCAAGCGGCTCTCCACGGGCCAGCGCCGCGGCGGCTACTACGCGACCAAGGACTACTCGTACCGGTCGTCGCAGGTGGCGGGGGAAGGCTGGGCGCTCATCGGGGACGCGTTCGGGTTCCTCGACCCCCTGTACTCCTCCGGCGTGCTGCTGGCGCTGAAGTCGGGGGAACTGGCCGCGGACGCGATCGCCGACGGGCTGGCCTCGGGGGACACCTCGGCGGCGCAGTTGGGCCGTTGGGGCGACGTGTTCAACAAGGGCGTGGACCGGATGCGCCGGCTGGTGTGTGAGTACTACGACGGGTTCAGCTTCGGCCAGTTCGTGAAGGCCTACCCACACCTCAAGGGGAAGGTGACCGACCTGCTCATCGGCGACCTGTTCGACGACCACGTGGACGAGGTGTGGGGTCCGCTGGAGTCTCTCTACCCGCCGGACAAGAAGGCCATCCCGACCTGGAAGGACGGCACCCCGCCCGACGAGGTCAACAAGGTCAACGAGCTGTACCTCCCGGCCAACCCGATGCGGTAGGCCAGCGCCCGCGGTCGTGACTCGTTCCAACCTGTAGCCGGCCGATCAAACCGGCTACAGAAGAGTGTCGTTACTCAGCTCTCGGCCACCACCGGGTTCTTGAGCGTGCCGATGCCCTCGATCTCGACCTCGGCCACGTCGCCGGCCTTCAACAGCACCGGCGGCTTCCGCGCGATGCCTACGCCCGGCGGCGTGCCCGTGAAGATGAGGTCGCCCGGTTCCAGCGTGATGACCTGCGAGAGGAACGCCAGCACCGCCGGCACGCCGAAGATGAACTCTTTGGTGTTGGAGTTCTGAAGCGTTGTACCGTTCAGGCGCAACTGGATTTGCAAGTTGTGCGGGTTCTTCAGCTCGTCCGTCGTGACGAGCACCGGCCCGGTCGGGGCGAATGTGTCGAACGTCTTACCGATGATCCACTGCTTCTCCTCGCCCCGGAACTGCCAGTCGCGGGCGCTAACGTCGTGCCCCACGGTGTACCCGCCGACGTACTCGAACGCGGCGTCGGTGTCCGGGATGTGTTTGCCCTTCTTGCCGATCACGATCACCAGTTCCGCCTCGTAATCGATCTTCTGGGCCACCTTCGGCAGCACGATCGGCTCGCCGTGCGCGACCAACGTATTAGGGAACTTGCCGAAGATCACCGGTTCGGTCGGGATCGCTTTGCCACCCTCGATGGCGTGGTCGCGGTAGTTCAGCCCGATACAGAGGATCTTCCCCGGGTTCGGAACCGGTGGGAGCAGTTTCACGGCGTTCGCCGCGTACTTCACGGCGTTGGGAGAGGACGCCACTTCCGCGGCCAACTTGCGCACCGCGGGCGAGGCGGCGAGGAGCGTTTTGACGCACGACGGCAGCCCCGGGTCGGTGGCGTGCAGGTCGATGTAGCCGTCGGCGACGGCCAGGGCGGCACGCGGGCCGTTCGGGGTCTGAATTGTGGCGAGCTTCATTCGAGGTGCTCCTGGGGAGGGATTCTCGATGTATTCAATGGAGCGCCCGCCGATTGGGAAGGGGTT belongs to Gemmata obscuriglobus and includes:
- a CDS encoding fumarylacetoacetate hydrolase family protein, whose protein sequence is MKLATIQTPNGPRAALAVADGYIDLHATDPGLPSCVKTLLAASPAVRKLAAEVASSPNAVKYAANAVKLLPPVPNPGKILCIGLNYRDHAIEGGKAIPTEPVIFGKFPNTLVAHGEPIVLPKVAQKIDYEAELVIVIGKKGKHIPDTDAAFEYVGGYTVGHDVSARDWQFRGEEKQWIIGKTFDTFAPTGPVLVTTDELKNPHNLQIQLRLNGTTLQNSNTKEFIFGVPAVLAFLSQVITLEPGDLIFTGTPPGVGIARKPPVLLKAGDVAEVEIEGIGTLKNPVVAES
- a CDS encoding NAD(P)/FAD-dependent oxidoreductase, with the translated sequence MSTDSSVDVAVIGGGPAGSTVSTLLAQRGAKVRLFERDQFPRFHIGESLIPETYDVLKRLNMLPKMKASGFVKKYSVQFVNAQGKMSAPFYFDENKPGERSQTWQVVRSEFDTMMLDNARKHGVDVRQPARVLEVLFEGDRAVGVKVQKEGGGSEEVRAKVVVDASGQSTMLQNKFKLRLWDPVLNKGAIWTYWEGAYRDAGKDEGATVVIQTPNKQGWWWYIPQHDNTVSIGVVAPFDYLFKGRGSHEQVFNEEKDACPEVTKRLSTGQRRGGYYATKDYSYRSSQVAGEGWALIGDAFGFLDPLYSSGVLLALKSGELAADAIADGLASGDTSAAQLGRWGDVFNKGVDRMRRLVCEYYDGFSFGQFVKAYPHLKGKVTDLLIGDLFDDHVDEVWGPLESLYPPDKKAIPTWKDGTPPDEVNKVNELYLPANPMR
- a CDS encoding MarR family winged helix-turn-helix transcriptional regulator encodes the protein MAALQRRFDSPEQEAFLGLWRTFDRLRALEDELFARYELTPQQYNALRLLRATQPGTLRTLDLAARLVSRAPDVTRMLDKLADRKLVDRQRSEANRREVHVSIAPAGVALLDELQEPLRECHSRQLGHLSREQLRDLTALLRAARLPHEDADSSWR